A genomic region of Colletes latitarsis isolate SP2378_abdomen chromosome 7, iyColLati1, whole genome shotgun sequence contains the following coding sequences:
- the LOC143343784 gene encoding UBX domain-containing protein 4, which translates to MKWFEGSINEAVATSKSKKAIFVVFIEGKDDTSAEVAATINTTEVSSRLEQENFVAIRLEYRSETYMFFAQIYTMVPAPSLFFIGENGTPLEIIVGRVTAAELLSKIDLVLTNAGKNANPSNSLIDGEKNATVDSSVNDSDNATKSNAEASVMDASKNVCDNITTNSMKVESSTSSKPIETPNTSTETEDADTKELTPEEKVERAKQLIELQRKERILEEQQKVIREKERRKMGHDLQKFKRIQQELKTKQALEEKRKEKADEAVAREKVRQQIAQDKLERKQRELALQQGKQKEPVQEPSKPHVPVANNATITRIQFRLPTGNPHMGQFEPTSTLRDLRTYVVQNIDLPFSQFAMSISFPRRDLTQEEDDKTLLELELVPTAVILILPMKNSNVSATITTTQDAGFLSRFVWTFFAPILGVYNYLLGYFSGGTQVNTQRQQNNSAENRDTTNRSDGAHIPNLQNIANSSGLVRRYLGNEGGTTIKTEGNIHKLHSGGDDNDENNTWNGNSTQQM; encoded by the exons ATGAAGTGGTTCGAGGGTAGTATCAACGAAGCAGTTGCGACGTCAAAATCCAAGAAAGCAATTTTTGTGGTTTTTATCGAAG GAAAGGATGACACATCAGCAGAAGTTGCTGCAACAATCAATACTACAGAAGTTTCTTCTCGATTAGAACAAGAGAACTTTGTAGCAATTCGATTAGAATATAGATCTGAGACCTATATGTTCTTTGCCCAAATTT ATACAATGGTACCTGCCCCATCTTTATTCTTTATTGGTGAAAATGGTACACCACTGGAAATTATTGTTGGCAGAGTAACAGCAGCTGAACTATTATCTAAGATTGATTTAGTTTTAACAAATGCAGGAAAGAATGCAAATCCTTCCAACAGTTTGATAGATGGGGAGAAAAATGCTACTGTTGACAGTAGTGTTAATGATTCTGATAATGCAACAAAATCAAATGCAGAAGCATCTGTAATGGATGCATCAAAAAATGTGTGCGATAATATAACTACAAACAGTATGAAGGTAGAATCTTCTACTAGTTCAAAACCCATAGAAACACCAAACACAAGTACTGAGACAGAAGATGCAGATACCAAAGAATTGACTCCAGAA GAAAAAGTAGAAAGAGCAAAACAGTTGATTGAGTTACAACGAAAAGAACGTATCTTAGAGGAACAACAGAAAGTGATACGAGAGAAAGAGCGCCGTAAAATGGGACACGATCTGCAAAAGTTTAAACGAATCCAGCAAGAATTGAAAACAAAACAAGCTCTTGAGgagaaaaggaaagagaaagCTGATGAAGCAGTAGCTAGAGAAAAGGTTAGGCAACAAATTGCTCAGGATAAATTAGAACGGAAACAGAGAGAACTAGCTCTACAg CAGGGAAAACAAAAAGAACCGGTTCAGGAACCATCTAAACCTCATGTCCCTGTGGCAAACAATGCAACTATAACTCGAATACAATTCAGATTGCCAACTGGCAATCCTCATATGGGACAATTTGAACCAACAAGTACTTTACGCGACTTGCGTACATATGTTGTTCAGAATATTGATTTACCATTCTCTCAATTTGCAATGTCCATCTCATTTCCTAGAAGAGATTTGACACAAGAAGAAGATGATAAAACACTTTTAGAATTGGAACTAGTTCCTACTGCTGTGATTTTAATTCTACCTATGAAAAAT TCTAATGTTTCGGCGACTATCACTACAACACAAGATGCTGGTTTCCTATCACGATTTGTGTGGACCTTTTTTGCACCTATCCTAGGTGTTTATAATTATCTACTAGGTTATTTCTCGGGAGGTACGCAGGTAAATACGCAAAGGCAACAGAATAATTCTGCTGAAAACAGAGATACGACAAATAGATCAGATGGCGCTCATATACCTAACCTGCAAAACATTGCTAACTCATCAGG TTTGGTCAGAAGATACTTGGGTAACGAAGGGGGGACAACCATCAAAACGGAGGGGAATATACATAAACTTCATTCAGGCGGGGATGATAACGATGAAAATAATACATGGAATGGTAATTCAACGCAACAAATGTAG
- the LOC143343215 gene encoding partitioning defective 3 homolog gives MKVTVCFDNVRVVVPCGDGTLLVKDLMHEAILRYKKATGKNDNTLSINSLSSLTGGGLLDPDDRLCDVADDREQIVAHFVSTDTTHAGGDGASSVGTNSPDFFHSDGKELSYPIDTHSSVSTSSIKRESTKRLSMHALSTREPCLTTYSAQSLPRESRRREPLGQDAKASFEYANANIESRDQGEIRKIVIKNEAGPLGLHVVPCYDLLGNDQGLRVEGIEPNGRIARDGQIDLHDKIIKINGHSLLHIPFSKVQEIFRTCMTEPCLQISVVKHKKSREKSLHKNHGNTSGGSEKTETDDNVKRLQCSNYNLLQTANTRKIGRMIEIELTKGSNGLGFSVTTRDNPAGGHCPIYIKNILSKGAAVEDGRLRSGDRLLEVNNKEMTGKSQAEVVSLLRSISPGGKVRMVVSRQEEISSSIPDSQSHVTTASQASEITDNSKYWNTLNTSPIKKNTETQDKINTRNYDKCTFKSVKCSEDIVLSPRKNRMILTLDIPVHDSEKAGLGVSVKGKTTNTDENTNMDLGIFIKSVLHGGAASRDGRLRTNDQLLNVNGVSLLGLSNSDAMETLRRAMLNTNSSVTGVITLTIARRISSYDGNEKNLPENLTPRCKLESANSIYISDSTKANEGRVKEKNSLNSQSDILDNGGLLSCVTASPWNPVIDRLTEQYNKNSLRNESYCIATNKTWIEPASNVKKVTVGQRDERVEQVLLEDSSEPQCNDAKRNADDKDSQYSGDPTYDSQLSLEEFNSSSNKFSRDALGRQSMSEKRHAALDAKNTDTYKRNKKLREGRENKNQEQANQKSANQATESEDQTRRGGKSENFEKNKSKSTTEGSTASDSNIKRYEKSVDPAQSEYVYTIPGCNNKFTSPRKHWLVDDVHGGITSGNNFKDDREGFPNSRGDVKQASLNSALDDRYKRSRKKGGIRSMLRLGKNRKSLNFGDSIEARHESSNYCSGTINYIA, from the coding sequence ATGAAGGTGACTGTGTGTTTTGACAACGTTCGAGTGGTGGTTCCTTGCGGGGATGGAACCCTACTGGTTAAGGATTTAATGCACGAGGCTATTCTAAGGTACAAAAAGGCAACTGGAAAAAATGATAATACGTTATCTATAAACAGCTTATCTTCTTTAACTGGGGGTGGCCTGTTGGATCCAGATGATAGGTTATGTGATGTAGCCGATGACAGAGAACAGATTGTTGCTCATTTTGTTAGTACAGACACTACCCATGCTGGTGGTGATGGGGCAAGTTCGGTTGGGACAAATAGCCCAGATTTTTTTCACTCCGATGGCAAAGAATTATCTTATCCAATTGATACGCATTCCTCTGTATCTACCAGTAGTATTAAAAGGGAAAGCACTAAAAGATTGTCAATGCACGCACTATCAACCAGAGAACCTTGTTTAACTACATATTCTGCTCAATCTCTACCCAGAGAATCTCGGCGTAGAGAACCATTGGGACAAGATGCCAAAGCATCGTTTGAATACGCGAATGCCAATATCGAATCTAGAGATCAGGGggaaattcgaaaaattgtgATAAAGAATGAAGCAGGACCGCTAGGGCTTCACGTGGTGCCATGTTATGATTTATTGGGTAATGATCAGGGACTCAGAGTCGAAGGTATCGAGCCCAATGGCCGAATTGCTAGAGACGGGCAAATTGATTTGCACGACAAAATCATAAAAATAAATGGTCACAGCCTATTGCATATACCATTTTCTAAAGTGCAAGAAATCTTTCGAACCTGTATGACTGAACCGTGTTTACAAATTTCTGTGGTGAAGCATAAAAAATCACGTGAAAAATCGCTGCATAAAAATCACGGAAACACCAGTGGAGGATCAGAAAAGACAGAAACAGACGACAATGTCAAAAGACTTCAATGTAGTAACTACAACTTGTTACAGACTGCTAACACTCGTAAAATTGGACGTATGATAGAGATAGAATTAACGAAAGGAAGTAACGGTCTTGGATTTAGTGTCACCACACGTGATAATCCTGCAGGAGGTCATTGTCccatatatattaaaaatatattatcgaAAGGTGCTGCGGTCGAGGATGGGAGATTGAGATCTGGCGATAGACTGTTGGAAGTAAATAATAAAGAAATGACCGGCAAAAGTCAAGCGGAAGTGGTTTCGCTTCTCAGAAGTATTTCGCCTGGCGGGAAAGTAAGAATGGTGGTGTCGCGCCAAGAAGAAATTTCCTCCAGCATTCCAGATTCTCAATCTCACGTTACCACCGCGAGTCAAGCCTCGGAAATTACAGATAACTCGAAGTATTGGAACACATTGAATACGTCACCGATAAAGAAGAATACCGAAACACAAGATAAAATTAATACCCGTAATTATGATAAATGTACATTCAAGTCCGTAAAATGTTCGGAAGATATTGTTTTGTCACCGCGAAAAAATCGCATGATATTAACATTGGATATACCAGTACACGATTCGGAAAAAGCAGGATTAGGTGTCAGTGTAAAAGGAAAGACTACAAACACGGATGAGAACACTAACATGGATTTGGGGATTTTTATTAAAAGTGTTCTTCACGGTGGTGCAGCTTCTAGAGACGGACGGTTAAGGACGAATGACCAGTTGCTCAATGTTAATGGGGTATCTTTGTTGGGATTATCTAATTCCGATGCAATGGAAACGCTCAGAAGAGCAATGCTCAATACAAATAGCTCTGTAACAGGTGTAATTACTCTCACAATAGCTAGGAGAATATCATCGTACGATGGAAACGAGAAAAATCTTCCTGAGAATTTGACTCCTCGCTGTAAATTAGAGTCCGCTAACAGTATATACATATCCGATTCTACAAAAGCCAATGAGGGTAGAGTGAAAGAAAAGAATAGCTTAAACTCACAGTCGGATATCTTAGACAATGGGGGTTTGTTGTCTTGTGTAACAGCATCTCCTTGGAATCCAGTCATCGACAGATTAACAGAACAGTATAATAAGAACAGTCTAAGGAATGAAAGTTACTGTATTGCTACCaataaaacgtggatcgaaccTGCCAGTAACGTGAAAAAGGTCACCGTAGGACAGCGCGACGAGCGGGTGGAACAAGTATTGTTAGAAGATTCCAGTGAACCACAGTGCAATGATGCTAAGAGAAACGCAGACGACAAAGACAGTCAGTATTCAGGGGACCCGACTTACGACAGTCAGTTATCTCTGGAGGAATTTAACTCCTCTTCCAATAAATTTTCCCGCGACGCGTTAGGTAGGCAAAGTATGTCGGAAAAGCGGCACGCCGCTCTCGATGCAAAGAATACAGACACTTATAAGAGAAATAAGAAATTACGGGAGGGTCGCGAGAATAAAAATCAGGAACAAGCCAATCAAAAGTCCGCGAATCAGGCGACAGAGTCGGAGGATCAGACGAGACGAGGAGGTAAATCGGAGAATTTTGAAAAGAATAAAAGTAAAAGTACCACCGAGGGTAGCACGGCGAGCGATAGTAATATAAAACGATATGAAAAGTCCGTGGATCCAGCTCAGTCGGAATACGTGTATACTATACCTGGATGTAATAATAAGTTCACTTCGCCGAGAAAACATTGGCTCGTGGATGATGTGCATGGCGGGATAACGAGTGGCAATAATTTTAAAGACGATCGCGAAGGTTTTCCAAATAGTAGGGGGGACGTGAAACAGGCTTCTCTCAATTCAGCTTTAGATGATCGATATAAACGTTCGCGAAAAAAGGGTGGCATACGGTCGATGCTTCGTTTAGGGAAGAATAGAAAATCGCTCAATTTCGGTGACAGTATCGAAGCCCGCCACGAATCCAGCAATTATTGCAGTGGAACGATCAATTATATCGCATAA